The stretch of DNA GCGGCTGTGTTGATCGTGTCCGCAATTGTGATCCGGTCGACGTACGGGCCGCTTTGGCAAAAGGACGGGTCGGGGGGATTTCAGCCCCGCCCTGCCCCGGAGATCGTGTTGCTTGATCAAAGCAAAGAGCGGCACCGCACGGCACGGTATCTCGGCCGGCGGTCGCTGATCGTGCTGTTTTTTGACGGCCAAAAGCGACCCGAAGACGTCCGCCAATTGGCGATGCTCCGCGATGCCTATCCTCAAATCCGAGACGCCAACGCTGAGATCGTGGCAGTCAGCGGGGCACCGTCGGAAACGATGGCGCAATGGGGCGGCGGCTCGATCCCGTTTCCTATCCTGGCCGATGTCGACTATGCTGTACACAAGCAATGGGGTGTTACGGTTCCCGAAACAGGACCGTTCATGCCGGTCATGTTTCTGGTCGATATTCGTGGCGTGATCCGCGATTCGCAAGAGTTTGATCCGCCCGATTCGCCCCTCGACTTGCCCCAACTTCTCGATCAACTCGCACGACTTCAGTAGGGCTTTGCCAGTCGAAGTCGAGATGTCGGGAAGAATTACCAGACACTGGCCGAGCCAGTGGCATTCGAAATTCTAAGTGTGACCAAATACTAGTGGCACTGCCACGCAATCTTGCGACCCAACGAAATATGTCTTCCTCTGAGACCGACAAGACGCAATCGGACGCCGCCCCCCGCACCATATCGGGTCGATTGGTGGTCATGTCGATGTTTATTCTGGGTGTCATCGGCGGAACGATTTGTGTGACCTATGCGATTTGGCACAACGCACCGTTCATTGAACTGAAGAAGGCCTTAGCAGCGGAATTCCCCAAGTCGGTCCCACAGATCGAGGGGGGCCAGCACAAAGGCTCGCCGATGACATTGCGGATCGTGATGAAAGTCGATTTTCACCCCGGCGAAGAAGCCAACGCGCCGCTCGCTGAGGCGGCGACGAAGCGGATCGTTGAGTTGGCGCAGCAACACCAAGATCTGTCCCCTTACGAGATCTTGCGTATCCACCTAGTCAAGCAGCGTCCGCAGGATCTCACATCGCGAAAGACGATTGATTTTCGCGTCGCGGATTTGCCAGACGAATCGCCGAAATGAGATAGCGGACTGCCAGTGTTTTATCAGTCATTCCGGCATCTCTCATCGCACTGGCAAAGCCAGCAGCACCCCCTCTATGTCAGTGCTCCCCTCTTGAGATGGCGATTTATCGAATTGGGAATTCTCCTCAATCGGAATCAGAAATTGGTGAGAGGCGGCGGTTCCGGGTTTCCAAGATGTGGATTGATTGGTATGTTCCGCCTCCCTCGCTGAATGCGGAATGCCGTGCATCTCAAAACAACGGTTTCTCGCGGCGAGGTCTCTACAAGAAGTTTCAAAACCCTCTGGCGCGTCACGCAAACACTTGCATTGTAGAATCCTGAACAAGCGCAACCGGGTTTTGAAACTGGTTCTACGACTTCGACGACTTTTTTATTGGCTGTTGAAATCCTCATGTTAAAATCACGAATCCTGCCAATCGCCACCTGCTGCTTGGGTATCGCGCTTTTGGTTACGAGTTCCGGTTGGTTTGGCAAGTCGGCTGACAGCGACGACAAGGCAGAGGCCGAATCCGAACAGACAGCCGCATTGCCGGCTTCGTTTTTCGATGACGTTGAGCCGCCGGCAGCGGTGGTTGCGCCGGGTCAAAGCGGATTGCGGATTGGCAACCGCTATGCGTACTTAAAGACCGTGGAACAACGCATCACGCAAGATCAAGCCGTTGGTGCAACCAGTGGTAGTTCACGGTTGACGATTGGCCTGACGTTGGAAGTTAAAGATACGGTCAGCGACGATGAGTTGCAGGTTGCCAGCTCTCAACAAAACGCCGGCGACACGCTGTTCAACGTGCGGTATCAAAACGTCAAATTGGTGCAAGATATTCCAGGACAAGAAATCAATTACAACTCGGACCAACCCAACAGTCCCGTGCCACCTCAAGCCGAAGCTTATCAAGGATTGCCGGGCCACGGTTTTTCGTTTTGGTTGGACAAGCAAAATCGTTTACGGAATCTCGTCGGGTTTCAAGACTTCTTGCAATCCTGCCTGCAAAATGCGTCGCCTGAACAGCGAACCTTCGTTTGGAACTCACTGGCCGGGATGACCGAGGAAGACTATCTGGCGAATTTTATTGACGACGGCATGGGCCTGTTGCCGCTGGACACGATAGTGCGCGGCAAGACTTGGCAACGAGAACGAAAGATTCACCAACCGCTGCCAGTGAACTTGCAATTGACGTATACCATCGATGAGGTGCAGGAATCGTTGGTAGAACTGGCAGTCGGGGGTACCGTGACGCCGCAGGCGGCGCAGGAACTCGGAGATGTGCAACTACAAATTGTCGGCGGGCGGATTTCGGGTCGCTGTACAATTGACCGTCAAACGGGGTTGCCACAAAATAGCCGCGTCGAGCAGGTGATGCAGATGGTCGTGCATTTGCCCGGCGGCGAATCGATTCCGCAGACCAAACAAACGATCTCGCAATTGACGGCAGTGCCGGAATCCGACGACCTCCGAGAGCCGCTTCCCTATGCAGGTATCGAAAAAGAATCGCGACTCCGCTGACACAACCTGCGAGCGACGGAGCGCACTTTCGGTTACTCGTCGTCGTTGCCCCGTTTGAGGAATCGGAGCCAGCGTCCGCTATTGGCATCTTCGCCAGTTTGCGCGGCATTGTTGGACGGGCTCGCTTGGCCAGTGACGCCCATTTTTTCGCGGTGCTTTTGCATTTGGTGTTGTTGCTGCTGCAATTCCGCTTTTTCTCGGGCAATTTTGGCGCGTTCCAACGAAAGCTCGACTTCGGTTTCGCGAATTTTGTCCTTCCACTCTTCTTCGAGAGCTTCCAGTTTTTCGCGAAATTCGTCCGGCATGCTTTCCATTGTGTCGAACTTGACGACTTCGCCTGAGCCTTCCTGTTCCTCGATTTGCTGCTTGAGCGAGGCAATAATCCGATCACGCTCCTGAACAGCTTGCCGCAATTGATCGATGTCGGCACTGTGCAAATCGATCGGTGTCGGCGTATTGGTCAGATCCTCAGCGGCTTCATCAACCGCAGCCTCTGGTTGCTCGGCGGGTGTTTCGATTTCAGCGACGGGTTCGGGTTTTGACTCCGGAACCGGTTCGCCCGCCATTAATGCGGCGCGTTGCGCTTCCCAACTGCCCGGTTTGAAGTCGTTGGCCGGCGCCTCTTCTTCTTGAGGCTCCTCAGCGGCGGGAGCTGGGTCGGATTTCGTGAGCGCTGACAACGCGCTGCCGATTCCACCGCCGCCACTTCCCTCACCCAGGACGTTCCCGGCAACCATATCGCGCAGTTCGGTCACCTGCAGTTCAATCCGCCCCAAGGTGACACCCGGTTGGGTGGCTTCCCATTGAGCGATCATTTGCCGCATTTCGTCAAAGAGCGTTTTTTGCTCTTCGACGATCTCTTTCGGCATTCCGCCACCGGAGCGGCTTTGCCTGGCGCCGGCTCTACGGTAACGATCTAATTGTTCCGCGGCTTGTTCCAGGCGCTCGGTGAGTGCAAAGACCAAATCTTCCTTCTCTTGGAGTTGCGACTCCAAGAGTTCGATTTGTTGTTGCGGACCTTGCCCTGGATCAGTCATCGAGGCGCCATTCTCTTGGGTTTCTTCAGGCGCAGGCAAAGAATCGAAATCAATGCCTTCCAGGTCGGCGTTGTTGTCTGTATTTGAGGACATCGTTGAGGCAATCTCCGAGGGGTGTCGTGCCACACCTGTGATTTGTGACAGTAGAAATGCCGTTTCCAAAACAGCACATCGACAGAGGTCACAGGCTACAAGAGATATAGGTCACACATCTTGCAGCGTCAAATTGTCCTCGTTGAAGTTGAGCAACATGGCCCAACTCACTGCCATCAATCAGTTGGAGTGCGGCCAAATTTGCGGATTGACCAGATGTTCCGGTTGGCGGGCATGCAACATGTCGGCGATTTGACGCGCGACGCGGTTGCGTAATTCCGCCAAAGATTGCTGTGAAACGAACGCCGCATGCGGTGTGACAATCACCCGTTGGTCGAGATACAACGGTTGTGACAAATCGGGAGGTTCGGGGTCGAAAACATCCAATGCCGCACCGGCGATTTCATTGTTCTTCAAAGCGGACCACAAATCGTCTGTGGAGATCACCCCGCCCCGCGAGGTATTGATCAAAAAGGCGGAAGGCTGCATTCGTTGGAATTGGAGTAGCCCGAACATTCCCCGCGACTGTGGCGTCAATGGGCAATGCAAAGATACAAAATCGCTACGATCCAACAATTCGTCAAAACTGACCATCTCGCAACCGCTGCTGCGCGGATTGCCCGACGGTGTATGAGACAGCGTCCGCATGCCGAAAGCGCGGGCTCGCGCTGCGACTTCACTTCCGATGCGGCCCAAACCGACCAAACCGAGCACGCATTCACTCAGGCGGCGCATGGTCGGGGCGGCACTCAGGTCGTATTCCTCCATCTTGGTCCGCGCGTGAAAAAAAGCCACATTCCGGGCACAGGCCAACAGCAATGCCAGCGTGTGGTCTGCAACCTCGCCGACGCAGTAGTCGGGCACATAGGTGACTGGAATATTTAATTGCGTGGCGGTGTCGACGGCGATGTTGTCCAAGCCAATGCCGAACCGTGCAATTCCCCGACAACGCGGCGCTGCATTGATCACAGCTTCGGTGACCTGCGCCCAACAGGTGCCAATGGCGTCGCAATCCTGAGCCAAATCGACCAGCGTGGCTTCGTCTCCGTTGGGGGCTGCGATGATCTCGGTATCGGCGGCGGAGAGAATTTTGCGTTCAATCTCCCAATCCGACCATGGCCGGTCGGTTAACAGTACTTTGAATTTCGGCATGGTTGTGACTCGTGTGGAAATTGGCAGTGATCTGGGCGCGCTTCCGGTCAGTCCACAATTTAACAAAACAGACGGCAAAGGCGTCAACAGGCGTTGCGTGTTGGAGCTGTCGACGGGAATATGTCAGATACTCGTACCTACTTCACAACCGCGTGCGACGCATTACGTTTTCTAAAGAAGGCACCGACCATGGCCGTTGAAGATCCG from Symmachiella dynata encodes:
- a CDS encoding peroxiredoxin family protein; amino-acid sequence: MTESHDQLIEESRPPRSGLPKIVWVIPAAAVLIVSAIVIRSTYGPLWQKDGSGGFQPRPAPEIVLLDQSKERHRTARYLGRRSLIVLFFDGQKRPEDVRQLAMLRDAYPQIRDANAEIVAVSGAPSETMAQWGGGSIPFPILADVDYAVHKQWGVTVPETGPFMPVMFLVDIRGVIRDSQEFDPPDSPLDLPQLLDQLARLQ
- a CDS encoding DUF6263 family protein codes for the protein MLKSRILPIATCCLGIALLVTSSGWFGKSADSDDKAEAESEQTAALPASFFDDVEPPAAVVAPGQSGLRIGNRYAYLKTVEQRITQDQAVGATSGSSRLTIGLTLEVKDTVSDDELQVASSQQNAGDTLFNVRYQNVKLVQDIPGQEINYNSDQPNSPVPPQAEAYQGLPGHGFSFWLDKQNRLRNLVGFQDFLQSCLQNASPEQRTFVWNSLAGMTEEDYLANFIDDGMGLLPLDTIVRGKTWQRERKIHQPLPVNLQLTYTIDEVQESLVELAVGGTVTPQAAQELGDVQLQIVGGRISGRCTIDRQTGLPQNSRVEQVMQMVVHLPGGESIPQTKQTISQLTAVPESDDLREPLPYAGIEKESRLR
- a CDS encoding C-terminal binding protein; this translates as MPKFKVLLTDRPWSDWEIERKILSAADTEIIAAPNGDEATLVDLAQDCDAIGTCWAQVTEAVINAAPRCRGIARFGIGLDNIAVDTATQLNIPVTYVPDYCVGEVADHTLALLLACARNVAFFHARTKMEEYDLSAAPTMRRLSECVLGLVGLGRIGSEVAARARAFGMRTLSHTPSGNPRSSGCEMVSFDELLDRSDFVSLHCPLTPQSRGMFGLLQFQRMQPSAFLINTSRGGVISTDDLWSALKNNEIAGAALDVFDPEPPDLSQPLYLDQRVIVTPHAAFVSQQSLAELRNRVARQIADMLHARQPEHLVNPQIWPHSN